The following nucleotide sequence is from Flavimarina sp. Hel_I_48.
AGATCCATTTTGCCCCGGCCAGGTTATTGAGATTATGAGCCCCAAAAACAGCGATGGGCATAGGCCCTTCTGGAGTTTCTAAAAGGGTTTTGCCAGATTCTATAGTATATTCCGGAGTGTGGTAAGGGTGTTTTCTGGTGGGTGCCTGAGCGGCTTCGGCTATTCTCTTGACCTCTGGATCTTCTTCGTTGTAAACCAGGATTCCACCGTGCGCAATAGATTCTGCAAAAATTTCAAATTGCTCTACATAGTTTTCATAGGTAGGGAAAACATTGATATGATCCCAGGCGATACCGCTTAAAAGGGCAATATTAGGTTTGTAAAGATGAAATTTCGGCCTACGATCTATGGGCGAGGACAAGTATTCGTCACCTTCCAGCAGGATAAAATCGTTTTCTTCCGTAAGATGTACCATATTATCAAATCCCTGCAACTGGGCACCAATAAGAAAATCCACCGCGCGATCATGATAATGCAATACGTGCAATATCATGGAGGTGATCGTGGTCTTACCATGGGAACCTCCTATGACCACCCGTGTTTTATTTTTGGACTGCTCGTAGATAAATTCTGGGTAGGAATAAATTTTTACCCCAAGATTTTGCGCATGTATCAGTTCTGGATTATCTGCCTTAGCGTGCATGCCCAGAATCACCGCGTCCAGACCTTTGTCTATCTTCGCTGAAAACCAACCCATTTCTTCGGGTAGGAGTCCGCTTTTAGCAAGTCTTGATTTTGACGGTTCAAAAATAGCGTCGTCACTACCCGTAACCTCATCACCCTTATCATGAAGGGCTAGGGCCAGATTGTGCATTGCACTGCCACCTATAGCTATAAAATGTATGCGCATGGGATATTTTTGGAAGGTTTACTTATCAGGAAAAAGATATCACGACAAGATTCTTGCGGCGTCTATCTTTTGGTAAAATTCAGAAAAAAGAATGGATTTGTACCTTAAAGATTGCGTATATCTGCCCTAATAGCAATGGCTTCTTCAAAATCAGGGCTCGTAGCGATAGCTTTATCAATATATTCAAGTGCCAGGTTCTTATTGCCCAGGTTTCGGTAAATCTGTGCCAGACGGTAATACGCCCATTGCGTGGGCACGCCATCTTTGTAACTGTGGTTTGTTATATAATTCTGCAAACATGTTATCCCCAGTTGAGGCTCCATATCGTACTCTGCCGCTATCTTGCCTATTTGATAATTGAGCAAATTACGCTGGTGCTTTTCCAGGGATTTTTCGGCAGTTTTAATCGCCGCCTCGGGGCGGTCATTTTTTTCATAGAAAGTGGTCAGCTTCTCATAGGTATGTGGTGAACCACCTATTTCAATGGCCTGCTTGTAATATTTTTCGGCCGCTTCTTCGTTTTCATCGTACTCTTCTATATATCCTTTTGCAAGATAACCGTCTACTTCTGAAATTTGCTGAAGTTCATCTGCATACGTCTTCGCTTTTGAAGTACTTCCGCCTAAAATACCGGGCAGTTGCAGGTAAAGTTCAATGAGTGCCCACCGCGTTTCAATGTGTTTAGGGTCAAGATTCGCAGCAGCGGTAAAATGTTCCTTTATATCGCCTATGTACGTCAATGCACGGATGCGGCTTAGAGAAAGAGCTTTCATACCCAAGGCCCCACCGTACTTAAAATGATAATTTGCGTTTTTATCTTTTTCTTCAACAAGGTCTTTGTAAAATGAAATAGCTGTATCCCAGTCCTTATTATTTGAAGCAATATCCCCTAAATATTCACGTGTTTCCCTATGATCTGGATGCGTTTCTAAATAGTGCTGAAAAAGGGGTTTGGCTTCATTATATTTACCTTGATCAAAGTAAGCTTCTGCTTTGCTCAAAGTGGTGCTCTGAGCAGTCATTACGATAGGAAGCAAAAAAAACAAAAAAAGATTTTTCATAAGTGGTTGGGAGATTGCACCAAAGCTAAACAAAAAACACGCCACTATTCAACTGAAAATCAATACGTGTTGAAATGGTCAATTTTGTGGAGGGAACTTTTTAAAAACTTTTTCCATCAATTTCATAAAATACGCCTGGCGCTGTTGTGGATTCGCTTTTAATTTCACATTGCTATCACTAACTGCCTGCCAGATGAGCGCATCTTTTTCTGCATTGACCAGATTTATGGTAATGGTCCGGTGCAGTTCACGACCGCCCAGCGGAATCCCGCCGCCCACGCCTACACCTACATTTCCGCCGCCGCTGCCCACGCCAATTCCCAGTGTATTCCTGGAAGCTTGTTCATACTGATCACTAGAAACATCAATCAGCAAATCTGGGTTTTCACTAAGCGTATAGCCCCGGTTTTGGAGTATACTATCCGTTGCTTTCATGAGCCGGTTGAGATCCAGCTGGTTCATGCCTGCTTGCATCTCTTGGATGTAATTATAGGTTTTGAACATTTCAAAATTGGCCTGCTCATCGTAATCGTATGCCACTTTTATGCCTCCACAAGAAGCCAGCGTTCCTAGAAGCAAAAGTAAATAGATAGTTTTCATCGTTCTTTTTCTTTGTAAGATAACGGAAAAACAAAGCATTTAGTTTCAGCACAAAACTTTAAAAAGTCGCAAATCAAGGTATTATATGGAGGAAAAGAGCTGAAAACCAACCATTTTACCTGTTTTTTGACTTTTTAATTGCTATCTGAACCTTTTTTGTTCAGCATTTCCCAGAGTTTATCCTTCAATTCGGTAAGCCCTTTTTGAGCTACGGAAGAGATAAACAAATAGGTTATGGGAAGGCTTTTATCGAGTTCCTTGGCCAGTTCTGCTTTGAGTTCTTCATCAAGCATATCACTTTTTGTGATCGCGATCAGCCTGTCTTTATCCAGCAGTTCAGGATTGTATTTTTCAAGTTCGTTGAGCAAAATACCATACTGCTCACCAATATCCTTAGCATCTGCCGGGATCATAAAAAGCAATGTAGAATTGCGTTCTATATGGCGCAAAAAGCGGTGCCCCAGCCCTTTTCCTTCCGCAGCGCCCTCAATAATCCCGGGGATATCCGCCACGACAAAGGTTTTGAACTCGCGGTATTCTACAATACCCAGATTAGGTTTTAATGTGGTAAACTCATAGTTGGCAATTTTTGGCTTAGCCGCGGTGATCACGGAAAGCAGTGTGGATTTCCCTGCATTGGGGAAACCTACCAGGCCTACATCTGCTAAAATTTTGAGCTCAATGGTCACATCAACCTGCTGGCCTTCCATACCGGGCTGGGCGTATCGTGGGGTTTGATTTGTGGAAGATTTGAAGTGTGAATTTCCACGGCCGCCCATTCCACCTTCCGCAATAATATATTCCTCACCTTCTTCGGTAAGTTCTTTTAGTATTTCCGTAGTTTCCGTATCGCGTATCACGGTACCCAGGGGCACTTCTATATAAGAATCTGCTCCTTCTGCGCCGGTACTGGTCTGCTTACCACCGTTTGAACCATGCTCTGCCCTCAGGTGGCGCTTGAACTTAAGGTGCAAAAGCGTCCACATATTTGAAGTGGCACGCGCGATAACATGACCGCCACGGCCTCCATCACCACCGTCAGGACCACCTTTTGTCACAAACTTCTCGCGTCGCAGGTGCGCTGATCCCGCTCCACCATTACCAGAAGTAACGTGCATTACTACATAATCAACAAAATTGCCTTCGGTCATCTCACTCTTTTTTGATACTGAAAATTATAAATCCTGGCTAAAATAATTTTAAAGCCCCTCAATTACAGTGGCTAATCTAACGGTAATATCTTTGACATCACCCTCTCCATCAACACCATAATACTTATCCTGTTTCTCGTAGTAATCCTTTAAAATAGCAGTTTCTTTATAATAAACGGCGATTCTATTGGTAATTACAGCCTCATCTGCGTCATCTTTTCTACCTGAGGTTTTACCGCGCTCCAACAATCTTAAGATCAAAATTTTGTCTTCAACTTCAAGAGCGATCATTGCCGCAACCTCGGTATTTTTACTGGCTAAAAGTTCGTCAAGCGCCTGCGCCTGCGCGGTGGTACGCGGAAAACCATCAAAGATAAAACCCTTTGCCCCCACATTTTTCTCGACTTCGGCATTGAGCATTTTAATGGTCACTTCATCAGGCACCAGCTGCCCTTTATCCATAAAGGATTTTGCCAGCGTGCCCAGTTCTGTCTCGTTCTTTATATTGTACCGAAACACATCTCCGGTTGAAATGTGCACAAGATTGAATTTTTTCTTAAGGATTTCTGCTTGTGTCCCCTTCCCGGCTCCGGGAGGGCCAAACAATACCAGATTTGTCATTAGTCGGTTTTTTTTAGTTTATAAATTGCATTGAGGTTACGCCCCAAACCGTTGTAATCAAGGCCATAACCCACGATAAAATCATTCGGGATTTCCAGGCCGGCGTAATGTATTTTATATTCTTTAGTGTAAGCTTCAGGCTTAAAGAAAAGGGTGGCGATACTATAATTTGCAATGCCGCCGCCGGCGATCATATTGACCAACTTCTCTAGCGTGTTGCCGCTGTCTACAATGTCTTCCACGATTATAATTTCCTGATCTTCCAGGTCAAAATCCAGCGCCATGTGCGTCAGGACCTCACCGGTACTTTCTGTACCATCGTACGAACTCATTTTTACAAATTCCACACGGCAATCGCCTTCAAATCTACTGATTAATTCTGACGCGAAGCGGAATGCACCATTGAGCACCACCATAAAAATGGGGGATTTACCGGCATAAGCCGCATTGATCTCAACCGAAATCTTTTCAATCGCTTCGGTTATTGTCTTTTCCGAAATAGATTCTTCAAACGAAAGGTCATTTAATCGTATCATAATCAGTGAAGGTTGGGTTTTGGCGAAGATACACAATATTGCTTTGCAGAAAATACATAGATCGCTTTTAGGCCTATAAAACCCCATAATTTCACGTTAAACAAGTACCTTTGTCCCGATTAAAAAACGGACAAAAACAACCCGTTTTTGCCTAAAAATCGGCTAAAAATGAGACATTATTTTTCTACGGATTTTAAACTTGGGATTCTGGGAGGCGGCCAGCTCGGTAAAATGCTGTTGCAGGAAACCCGAAAATTTGATATACAAACCCACGTTCTCGATCCCAGCGCAGAAGCGCCTTCACGCTTTGCCTGCAACCATTTTGAGCAGGGCAGTTTACAGGATTTTGATACCGTTTACAACTTCGGGAAAAAAGTGGACGTGCTCACCTTTGAGATCGAGACCATAAACGTAGATGCGCTTGAAAAACTGCAGGCAGAAGGAGTGACCGTTTATCCTAGTCCGCAAACTTTGCGCGTGATTCAGGACAAAGGGATACAGAAGAATTTCTATACGGAAAAAAACATCCCCACGTCGCCCTTTTCGGTATATAATGACCTAAAAGCGCTTAAAAAAGACATCAAATCGCGTAAAATCGAACTTCCTTTTGTCTGGAAGAGCACCCAGGGCGGTTATGACGGCAAAGGCGTAAAGATCGTCAGGAAAGAAACAGACCTCCAGGAATTGCCAGATACAGTCTGTCTTGCCGAAAACCTGATTTCTTTTAAAAACGAACTTGCGGTTATCGTGGTACGCAATGCAGAAGGCCAGGTTAAAACGTATCCTGTTGTAGAAATGGAATTTCACCCGGAGGCCAATCAAGTAGAATATGTGATCTGCCCCGCCAGAATTTCTGACAAAGTAGCAAAAAGAGCGCGGGAAGTTGCCAAGAATGTTTCCGAAGCCTTTGAGCATGTGGGATTGCTCGCGGTAGAGCTTTTTCAGACCGAAGAGAATGAGATACTGGTAAACGAAGTTGCGCCGAGACCGCACAACAGCGGCCATTATAGCATAGAGGGAAGTTTTACCAGTCAGTTTGAAAACCACCTCCGTGCGATATTGAACCTCCCACTGGGAAATACGGATAGTAAAGTTGGCGCCGTCATGGTAAATCTCGTGGGTGCAGAAAACCACGAAGGACAGGTAGAATACAAACACATCGCAGAAATCCTGGCCATGAACGGTGTGACCCCGCATATCTACGGTAAAAAAATCACGCGTCCCTTCCGGAAAATGGGGCACGTTACGATAATAAACAAAGACCTGTCCGAAGCTAGGAAGATCGCCGAGAAAGTAAAAGGGACGATTAAGGTGGTGTCGTCCCCCTAAAAATCCCCCTAACCCCCGAAGGGGGGATCAACGCTTAATGTTCTCAACTGAGATGAATTTTTAAAAACATATAACCGCCCCCCTTATAAGCTCCCCCTTCGGGGGCTGGGGGGAATAAATAATAATAAAATGAGCGTAGCAATAATCATGGGAAGTACAAGCGATCTGCCGGTAATGCAGGACGCTATTGATGTTTTAAAAGAATTTGGAATCCAGACCGAAGTAGATATCGTTTCTGCTCACCGTACGCCCGAAAAACTTTTCGATTATGGTAAAAATGCGCACGAACGCGGCATACAGGTTATTATCGCCGGTGCCGGGGGTGCAGCACATTTGCCGGGTATGATTGCATCCCTCTCCCCGCTTCCCGTGATTGGTGTGCCGGTAAAATCGAGGAATTCAATTGACGGTTGGGATTCTGTGCTTTCTATTTTACAGATGCCGGGCGGAGTGCCCGTTGCGACCGTTGCCCTCGATGGTGCCAAAAATGCAGGGATACTCGCGGCACAGATTTTGGGTGCTTCCAACAAAGAAATCCAGCAGAAAATCGTGGATTATAAAGATGGATTAAAGAATAAGGTTATTGAAGGGGCAGAATCCTTGAAAAATAGCTGAATTAGGATGAAATTGACCAGGTTTTGACCTTTTTTTGAATCAATTTTGGGCATCTCCTGGCGTTTATTTCCATTTATAAGCGAAGTCAGTTCGAGTGCGCGACGGTAGGAGCGTGTATCGAGAACTCTTTCACAACGGAATTATTTTTCACAAAACGAATTGATTCAAAAACACTTCTCGATACATTTTTAATTTCCGCTGTCGCTTCAATTAAAACACTCGAAGCGACAAAGATATTTTCACCATAAAATCTAAAATACATGTCGAATATACTAATGGAGGCTTTTAACGAAGCTCCTTTTTCTCAAATAAAAACCGAAGATTATCAACCTGCGATAGAAGCTGCGATAGAAAAGGCTCGAGAGGAAATTGATGCCATCGTGAACCATCCTGATGCGCCCACTTTTGAAAACACCATTGAGGCCCTTGACTACGCAGGGTACCAACTGGAGCGCGTGACCAGCATTTTTTTCAATATAAACAGCGCAGAAACCAACGAGGAAATTCAAAAAATAGCACAGGAAATCTCCCCAAAACTTTCTGAATTTTCAAACGATATTACACTTAATGAAGCTTTGTTTAAAAGAGTAAAAGCAGTTTACGACGATCGTAAAAACCTGGAGCTCACTCCTGAACAAGGCACCTTGTTGGACAAAAAATACAAAGGCTTTTCACGCAATGGAGCAAACCTTCCGGAAGATAAAAAATCCCGCTTGCGCGAAATTGACGCTGAACTTTCTAAATTAAAGCTCAGTTTTGGTGAAAATGTTTTGGCTGAAACCAATAAATACGAACTGCACCTCAGCGATGAAAAAGACCTTGCCGGACTTCCTGAATACGCTAAAGAAGGCGCTGCTCAGACCGCTAAGGAAAAAGATAAAACCGGTTATGTGATTACCCTTGAATATCCCAGCTATATTCCGTTTATGAAATATGCCGAAAACAGGGAATTACGCAAAGAACTTTCCATTGCCTTTGGCGCAAAAGGTTTTCATGGCGACGCGCTTGATAATCAGGAAAACGTACTAAAGATTGCAAAACTACGGCAGGAACGTGCGGTTCTGCTGGGTTATAAAACCCATGCACATTTCGTTCTCGAAGAACGCATGGCTAAAAGTCCGCAGCAGGTGGAGAATTTTCTGGATGAAATGCTGAAAAAAGCAAAACCCGCTGCCGAGCGTGAATTTAGCCAACTGGAGAATTTTGCCAAAGAGCTGGACGGGATTGACCGTTTAGAAAAATGGGACAGTGCTTATTATTCGGAAAAACTAAAGCAAAAACTTTTTGATCTCGACGATGAAAAGCTGAAACCTTATTTTGAGCTAAAAAATGTCATCAACGGCGTTTTTAGCGTAGCAGAAAAACTTTACGGATTACATTTTAAAGAAGTAGATTCCATCGAAAAATACCATAAAGACGTTAAAACCTACCGTGTTTATGATGAAAATGACGCTTTTATAGCGGTTTTTTACGCAGATTTTCACCCGCGTGCCGGCAAACGTGGCGGCGCGTGGATGACCTCATACAAATCCCAAATGGTAAAAGATGGAAAAAACGAGCGCCCGCATATTTCCATTGTTTGCAATTTTACTAAACCAACCGCAAAAACACCTTCGCTGCTAACGTTCAACGAAGTAACCACACTTTTTCACGAGTTTGGTCATGCATTGCATGGTATGCTGGCAGATACGGTTTATCCCAGCCTTTCAAGTCCTAATGTGTATTGGGATTTTGTGGAGCTTCCCAGCCAGATTTTAGAAAATTGGTGCTATGAGCCAGAAGCGCTTGCCCTTTTTGCGACACACTACGAGACTGGTGAGAAAATCGCAATGCAACTTATTGAGCGCATTAAAAAAGCGGCCAACTTTCAGGAGGGGATACAAACCTTGCGACAACTCAGTTTTGGCCAACTTGATATGGCGTGGCATGGTATAGACCCAGGCAATGTTCAAAGTGTGCAAGCGCATGAAGATGCCGCTTTCGCAGATACTAAACTTTATCCCGACGTCGCGGAAAACTGCATGAGCACTTCCTTTTCGCATATTTTTCAGGGCGGTTATTCTTCAGGATATTATTCCTATAAATGGGCAGAAGTGCTTGATGCGGATGCTTTCGCCTACTTTAAAGAAAATGGGATCTTTAACAAGGAAATCGCGGATAAGTTTAAAAAACATGTACTTTCACAAGGGGGAACGGAAGATCCTATGGTTCTTTATAAACGTTTCCGCGGCAGCGAACCCAATCCAGAAGCGCTTTTAGAAAGAGCGGGATTGCTTGACAAATAAGCCTGATAGCCCTGTTTAAATATTATGGCGTAACAATTGTCTTATATTTAAGACAAATAGATTTATAAAGGGCTATCTTCCTTAAAAATTTCCTTAGAATGGATACATGTAAAAAATGTAAGAATGAGCTCGGTTTCTGGCAGGTACTTAAGAGTTTCTGGCTCAATTACAGATCAATAAAATGTTTCTTTTGCGGTGCGGTACAGCAACATGCAGATCGCAATAAAGTAGTGGGCGGAGCGGTCATTTTTCTTACTTTGCTTTTTACTGCAAGGCTGCTGTTTACCGGGGAATTCAACGAAATGATCCTCCTGGGGTATCTTTTTGTTACCGCGTTTACAGGGATTATTTTCTCTCTGGGCGCTGTTCCTTTTTTAAGGTTCAACATTTTACAAACCCAGCGATTTGATAATAAAAGAAACCGTTAATAAGAAATTTCACTTTTTAACTTTTATTTTTTTCTTCAATCCATTTACTCATAAATTTAGTTGCCTGGAGGGATTGATGCCTTAGCATTGATCCCGTAAAGTTATTTAGCCGGTGCGCTTCTAAACTATTTTGCAATTCTTCTATATGTTGCCTCAAAATAGGTGACCAATGTTGCGCTAAAAATCGATTATTGACTATTTTTTGACCGTTTTTCTGGGCTTTTTGCCATTTTTCTTCTTCGGTATACAACGTTATTGCAGCTGCTGCAAAGTTTTCTGCCGTATTTTCTATACTCCCGTTAAACTCAAAATCACCTTGCATTCCTTCTGCCCCTATGGAAGTTGTCACACAAGGGGTTCCGTATTGCATCGCTTCTAATATTTTGCCCTTAAGTCCCGCACCTATACGTAATGCGGCAAGGCAAACCCTTGAATTTTTAAAGACCTCCTGAGAATTCTCCACATACCCGTGAATCAAGAATCCGTCTTTTTTATTCTGTAATTGTTCTACCTTGGCGGAAGGATACGCGCCGTAAATATGCAGCACGGCTTGCGGGAGTTTCTGCCTGATAAGCGGCCAGATTTCTTCTTTTAAATATAGCACGCCGTCATAATTGGGCAAATGTTTAAAATTACCGATGGTCATAAAATCGGTTCGCGCTTCAAAAGGTTTCCAATCTGCAACCTCCTCATCACTTATTTTTTCAACCATAAACGGGAGATAAAGCAACAAACTTTTAGGTACACTAAAAAAACCCTGCAGCAATTCCATTTCCACCTCAGATATGATTAGGGAAAGATCGCAACGATATATACTGGCGATTTCCCGTTTTGCAGTATCGTTGATAAGATACTCATTCGTAGATGGTTGTTTCTTTTTTAAAGCTTCTGCCCTTGCATTTCGCAGGCCGTGCAGATCTTCCGTATCAAGTATGCGCAGCGCGTCAGGACAGTTTTCGGCAATGCGCCAGCCAAATTGCTCTTCGACCATAAAGCGGTCGTATACTACCACCTTTGGATTCAAGGCTTTTACAAATGCGTCAAACCCACTGTCATTCAGTTTTATCTCATGTGTTTTAACGGTCAACGATTGCAGCTCATAAGAGCGGGCACCCTGTTGTGCCGTGCTGGCAAAATGAACTTCTCCTCCTGCTTCTGCAAATACATTAATAATTTGTAACATACGGCTGCCCGCAGCAGATGAACTGGGCTCTGGCCAGACGTGACCTATGATCAATACTTTCATGTCGTAAAGGTAAAACATTCTATTTTTGAAGAGAAAATGAAATTAACTCTGATTTATTATTGAAGTCAGTAGCTTTGTACTATATTTTCAATTATGGAATTTAGAGAAGCAAAAAGTAAATTTTTAGACGCCTGGGGCGATCTGGGCAATAAATGGGGAATCAATAAAACCATGGCTCAGATTCATGCATTGCTCATGATTTCACCCACGTCACTTTCTATGGACGAGATTATGGAAGAGCTTGATATCTCCCGTGGAAATACAAGTATGAACCTTCGTGCGCTTATAGACTGGGGCTTGATCTACAAAGAATATAAAGCAGGGGAACGCCGTGAATATTTTGCGGCAGAACAGGATGTTGACCAGATGGCGCGTAAAGTAGCCGAAGAGCGCAGCAGGCGCGAGATCAAGCCCACCATTGAAGTTTTGCAGAGCATACAGCAAGTGGATAACGATCATTCTGCCGAAGCCAGACAGTTCACAGCAAAAACCAAGCAACTTTATGACTTTATAAGCGATGCAGATCATATGCTTGAAAAACTGGTGAACCAAAAAGAAAACTGGATCACCAAGACCATAATGAAGTTGATGCGCTAAGGCTCTTTATATAAAAAGCGCTACTTCCAGTAAGTGTTCATTTACCTTAAGTTCCATTTTCGCTCATAAGTTTAATTATGCGGTTACGTATTGCTCTTTTTCTTTTAGTACCACAATTTTTTTCAGCTCAGGCAATAAGCCCTGTATTGCTGCAACAGCAGGAACTCCTAGCAGAAACATTTGTGGGGGCAGATAAATATGGAAATCTGTACACCACGACACAGCGCGTATTTTATAAAATTTCAGAAAAGAAAACGTTTCAATTTAGCGACCTCCAACTTGGCCCCATAAGCAGCGTAGATCTAATAAATCCGCTACGGATTACCGTTTTTTATGATCAATTCAATACCGCAGTAATTTTAGACAATACGCTAAATGAAATTACGAGGATTGATTTTAATCAAAACGGGGATTTTAAAAACATTAGTCATGCGCGTACCGCAAGTGATAGGCGCTTATGGATTTTTAACGTTGACCTGCAACAATTAGAACTTTACGATTATCAGTCCAAACGCGTGGTTGCGACATCTCCCCCATTTAGTGATACGGCAACGGCCATGACCAGCAATTTTAATACGTGCTATGTATTCACACGTAACGGCCTAAAAGTGTTCAACAACTATGGCAGCCTTTTGAAGACAACACCTGTTAACGGAGTCTCCCAGGCTTTTTTGAATAAGGAGACCCTCCTGGTTCAGCAGGATAAAAAGATCCTGCTTTTACCTGAAGGTGTATTGGATTTCAAGGATGTGAATTTGGTCGAAAAGCAGTTCAAACAGTTGTTTTACGCTAATGAAATCCTTTATATTTACGACGGGGCATTTTTAAGAACCTACACTCTTAAACTATCTAAAAACTAAGCATGCACGTAGCGATCGCCGGCAACATAGGTGCCGGAAAAACCACTTTAACGCGCCTACTGGGCAAACATTTTAAATGGCAACCTCAATTTGAGGACGTTGTGGACAATCCCTACCTTGACGATTTCTACAATGAGATGGAACGCTGGTCCTTCAACCTACAGATTTATTTTTTAAACAGTCGTTTTAGGCAATTGCTACAA
It contains:
- a CDS encoding UDP-N-acetylmuramate--L-alanine ligase → MRIHFIAIGGSAMHNLALALHDKGDEVTGSDDAIFEPSKSRLAKSGLLPEEMGWFSAKIDKGLDAVILGMHAKADNPELIHAQNLGVKIYSYPEFIYEQSKNKTRVVIGGSHGKTTITSMILHVLHYHDRAVDFLIGAQLQGFDNMVHLTEENDFILLEGDEYLSSPIDRRPKFHLYKPNIALLSGIAWDHINVFPTYENYVEQFEIFAESIAHGGILVYNEEDPEVKRIAEAAQAPTRKHPYHTPEYTIESGKTLLETPEGPMPIAVFGAHNLNNLAGAKWICQHMGIDEEDFYEAISSFEGASKRLEKIGETAKNVAFKDFAHSPSKVKATTEAVKEQFPDRKLIACLELHTYSSLNAEFLKQYKGALDAAEEAVVFYSPDAVEIKKLKSINKEQIAKAFEREDLIIYTDPEAFKEYLFGKKLNNSTLLLMSSGNYGGLDFDKVQGIL
- a CDS encoding tetratricopeptide repeat protein; the protein is MKNLFLFFLLPIVMTAQSTTLSKAEAYFDQGKYNEAKPLFQHYLETHPDHRETREYLGDIASNNKDWDTAISFYKDLVEEKDKNANYHFKYGGALGMKALSLSRIRALTYIGDIKEHFTAAANLDPKHIETRWALIELYLQLPGILGGSTSKAKTYADELQQISEVDGYLAKGYIEEYDENEEAAEKYYKQAIEIGGSPHTYEKLTTFYEKNDRPEAAIKTAEKSLEKHQRNLLNYQIGKIAAEYDMEPQLGITCLQNYITNHSYKDGVPTQWAYYRLAQIYRNLGNKNLALEYIDKAIATSPDFEEAIAIRADIRNL
- a CDS encoding DUF4136 domain-containing protein, which gives rise to MKTIYLLLLLGTLASCGGIKVAYDYDEQANFEMFKTYNYIQEMQAGMNQLDLNRLMKATDSILQNRGYTLSENPDLLIDVSSDQYEQASRNTLGIGVGSGGGNVGVGVGGGIPLGGRELHRTITINLVNAEKDALIWQAVSDSNVKLKANPQQRQAYFMKLMEKVFKKFPPQN
- the obgE gene encoding GTPase ObgE; the encoded protein is MTEGNFVDYVVMHVTSGNGGAGSAHLRREKFVTKGGPDGGDGGRGGHVIARATSNMWTLLHLKFKRHLRAEHGSNGGKQTSTGAEGADSYIEVPLGTVIRDTETTEILKELTEEGEEYIIAEGGMGGRGNSHFKSSTNQTPRYAQPGMEGQQVDVTIELKILADVGLVGFPNAGKSTLLSVITAAKPKIANYEFTTLKPNLGIVEYREFKTFVVADIPGIIEGAAEGKGLGHRFLRHIERNSTLLFMIPADAKDIGEQYGILLNELEKYNPELLDKDRLIAITKSDMLDEELKAELAKELDKSLPITYLFISSVAQKGLTELKDKLWEMLNKKGSDSN
- a CDS encoding adenylate kinase, giving the protein MTNLVLFGPPGAGKGTQAEILKKKFNLVHISTGDVFRYNIKNETELGTLAKSFMDKGQLVPDEVTIKMLNAEVEKNVGAKGFIFDGFPRTTAQAQALDELLASKNTEVAAMIALEVEDKILILRLLERGKTSGRKDDADEAVITNRIAVYYKETAILKDYYEKQDKYYGVDGEGDVKDITVRLATVIEGL
- a CDS encoding phosphoribosyltransferase, which gives rise to MIRLNDLSFEESISEKTITEAIEKISVEINAAYAGKSPIFMVVLNGAFRFASELISRFEGDCRVEFVKMSSYDGTESTGEVLTHMALDFDLEDQEIIIVEDIVDSGNTLEKLVNMIAGGGIANYSIATLFFKPEAYTKEYKIHYAGLEIPNDFIVGYGLDYNGLGRNLNAIYKLKKTD
- a CDS encoding 5-(carboxyamino)imidazole ribonucleotide synthase; this encodes MRHYFSTDFKLGILGGGQLGKMLLQETRKFDIQTHVLDPSAEAPSRFACNHFEQGSLQDFDTVYNFGKKVDVLTFEIETINVDALEKLQAEGVTVYPSPQTLRVIQDKGIQKNFYTEKNIPTSPFSVYNDLKALKKDIKSRKIELPFVWKSTQGGYDGKGVKIVRKETDLQELPDTVCLAENLISFKNELAVIVVRNAEGQVKTYPVVEMEFHPEANQVEYVICPARISDKVAKRAREVAKNVSEAFEHVGLLAVELFQTEENEILVNEVAPRPHNSGHYSIEGSFTSQFENHLRAILNLPLGNTDSKVGAVMVNLVGAENHEGQVEYKHIAEILAMNGVTPHIYGKKITRPFRKMGHVTIINKDLSEARKIAEKVKGTIKVVSSP
- the purE gene encoding 5-(carboxyamino)imidazole ribonucleotide mutase; the protein is MSVAIIMGSTSDLPVMQDAIDVLKEFGIQTEVDIVSAHRTPEKLFDYGKNAHERGIQVIIAGAGGAAHLPGMIASLSPLPVIGVPVKSRNSIDGWDSVLSILQMPGGVPVATVALDGAKNAGILAAQILGASNKEIQQKIVDYKDGLKNKVIEGAESLKNS
- a CDS encoding M3 family metallopeptidase, which gives rise to MSNILMEAFNEAPFSQIKTEDYQPAIEAAIEKAREEIDAIVNHPDAPTFENTIEALDYAGYQLERVTSIFFNINSAETNEEIQKIAQEISPKLSEFSNDITLNEALFKRVKAVYDDRKNLELTPEQGTLLDKKYKGFSRNGANLPEDKKSRLREIDAELSKLKLSFGENVLAETNKYELHLSDEKDLAGLPEYAKEGAAQTAKEKDKTGYVITLEYPSYIPFMKYAENRELRKELSIAFGAKGFHGDALDNQENVLKIAKLRQERAVLLGYKTHAHFVLEERMAKSPQQVENFLDEMLKKAKPAAEREFSQLENFAKELDGIDRLEKWDSAYYSEKLKQKLFDLDDEKLKPYFELKNVINGVFSVAEKLYGLHFKEVDSIEKYHKDVKTYRVYDENDAFIAVFYADFHPRAGKRGGAWMTSYKSQMVKDGKNERPHISIVCNFTKPTAKTPSLLTFNEVTTLFHEFGHALHGMLADTVYPSLSSPNVYWDFVELPSQILENWCYEPEALALFATHYETGEKIAMQLIERIKKAANFQEGIQTLRQLSFGQLDMAWHGIDPGNVQSVQAHEDAAFADTKLYPDVAENCMSTSFSHIFQGGYSSGYYSYKWAEVLDADAFAYFKENGIFNKEIADKFKKHVLSQGGTEDPMVLYKRFRGSEPNPEALLERAGLLDK
- a CDS encoding TIGR04104 family putative zinc finger protein: MDTCKKCKNELGFWQVLKSFWLNYRSIKCFFCGAVQQHADRNKVVGGAVIFLTLLFTARLLFTGEFNEMILLGYLFVTAFTGIIFSLGAVPFLRFNILQTQRFDNKRNR